One genomic window of Amphiura filiformis chromosome 3, Afil_fr2py, whole genome shotgun sequence includes the following:
- the LOC140148723 gene encoding RNA-splicing ligase RtcB homolog produces the protein MSRSYNEELEYLSKITDNCWQIKKGFVKNMKVEGRFYVNDTLERLMLEELRNSCRNTGMGGFLPGVKQIANVAALPGIVGYSVGLPDVHSGYGFAIGNMAAFDMSNPDSVVSPGGVGFDINCGVRLLRTNLDAKDVMPVKEQLAQSLFDHIPVGVGSKGVIPMAARDLEEALEMGMDWSLREGYAWAEDKEHCEEYGRMLQADPDKVSARAKKRGLPQLGTLGAGNHYAEIQVVEEIYDAHASKKMGIDHKGQVCVMIHSGSRGMGHQVATDALVSMEKAMKRDKIEVNDRQLACAKIHSQEGQDYLKAMAGAANYAWVNRSSMTFLTRQAFAKQFRTTPDDLDMHIIYDVSHNIAKVEEHMIDGKQKTLLVHRKGSTRAFPPHHPLIPVDYQLTGQPVLIGGTMGTCSYVLTGTEQGMKQTFGTTCHGAGRAWSRAKSRRNLDYNTVLSKLAEQNISIRVASPKLVMEEAPESYKNVTDVVNTCHAAGISKKAIKLKPIAVIKG, from the exons ATGTCCAGATCATATAATGAAGAACTTGAATATCTCAGCAAGATTACAGACAACTGCTGGCAGATAAAAAAGGGATTTGTGAAAAATATGAAA GTTGAAGGCAGATTTTATGTGAATGACACATTAGAAAGGCTCATGTTGGAGGAATTACGTAATTCATGCAGAAATACAG GCATGGGTGGTTTTCTACCAGGAGTGAAGCAAATAGCTAACGTAGCAGCTTTACCAGGCATTGTTGGATACTCAGTGGGACTACCAGATGTACACTCTGGCTATGGATTTGCTATTG gcaACATGGCAGCATTTGACATGAGCAACCCTGATTCTGTTGTGTCACCTGGAGGGGTCGGCTTTGACATAAATTGTGGAGTGAGGTTACTAAGGACTAACTTGGATGCTAAAGATGTCATGCCAGTCAAGGAACAACTTGCTCAGTCATTATTTGATCACATCCCAGTGGGAGTGGGTTCTAAAGGTGTAATACCCATGGCAGCCAG AGATTTAGAAGAAGCCTTGGAGATGGGTATGGACTGGTCTCTCAGGGAAG GCTATGCATGGGCTGAGGACAAAGAACATTGTGAGGAATATGGGAGGATGTTACAGGCTGATCCAGACAAAGTCAGTGCCAGAGCGAAAAAGAGAGGTCTACCCCAG CTTGGAACTCTAGGTGCTGGTAATCACTATGCAGAGATTCAGGTAGTAGAAGAAATCTATGATGCTCATGCATCCAAGAAGATGGGCATTGATCACAAGGGGCAAGTGTGTGTCATGATTCATAGTGGAAGCAGAGGAATGGGACATCAGGTCGCAACAG ATGCATTGGTGTCAATGGAGAAAGCTATGAAACGAGATAAAATTGAGGTGAATGATAGGCAGTTGGCTTGTGCCAAGATTCACTCTCAAGAAGGTCAAGATTACCTGAAAGCTATGGCAGGTGCTGCCAATTATGCCTGGGTCAACAGGTCAAGTATGACCTTCCTAACCAGACAG GCTTTTGCTAAGCAGTTCCGTACCACACCAGATGACCTGGATATGCATATCATATATGATGTATCACATAATATAGCAAAAGTAGAAGAGCACATGATTGATGGCAAACAGAAGACATTATTAGTGCATAGGAAGGGTTCCACAAGAGCATTTCCACCTCATCATCCCCTTATACCAGTAGACTATCAG TTGACAGGGCAACCAGTATTAATTGGAGGTACTATGGGTACATGTAGCTATGTATTGACTGGCACAGAACAAGGAATGAAACAAACATTTGGTACAACATGCCATGGAGCT GGTCGAGCATGGTCCCGAGCTAAATCAAGGCGGAATCTTGACTACAATACAGTGTTGAGTAAACTTGCTGAGCAGAACATCTCAATCAGAGTAGCATCTCCTAAACTTGTCATGGAAGAG GCTCCAGAGTCTTACAAGAATGTCACAGATGTTGTCAACACCTGTCATGCAGCAGGCATTAGCAAAAAGGCTATCAAATTGAAACCTATAGCTGTAATCAAAGGATAG
- the LOC140148724 gene encoding ADP-ribosylation factor 5-like, whose product MGLTISSLFSRLFGKKSMRILMVGLDAAGKTTILYKLKLGEIVTTIPTIGFNVETVEYKNISFTVWDVGGQDKIRPLWRHYFQNTQGLIFVVDSNDRERIQEARDELSKMLNEDELRDAILLVFANKQDLPNAMPVGEVAEKLDLTSMASARKWNIQTACATQGTGLYGELDWLSD is encoded by the exons ATGGGTTTGACGATCTCGTCGCTCTTCTCAAGATTGTTCGGGaagaaaagtatgagaattttGATGG TGGGTCTGGATGCAGCTGGTAAGACAACAATCCTTTACAAATTGAAATTGGGTGAAATAGTAACAACCATTCCAACCATAG GTTTTAATGTAGAAACAgtcgaatacaaaaatattagtTTCACAGTATGGGATGTAGGCGGTCAGGACAAAATTAGACCTTTATGGAGACATTACTTCCAAAACACACAG GGTTTAATATTTGTAGTAGACAGCAATGATAGAGAAAGAATACAAGAAGCCCGCGATGAACTTAGCAAAATG CTAAATGAAGATGAACTTAGGGATGCTATCCTCCTGGTATTTGCTAACAAACAGGACCTGCCAAATGCGATGCCTGTCGGAGAAGTTGCCGAAAAACTAGATCTCACAAGCATGGCATCCGCTAGAAAA TGGAATATCCAGACTGCGTGTGCAACACAAGGAACAGGTCTATACGGGGAACTGGACTGGTTATCAGATTAA